The genomic region GGCCCTCTTCGACGAAGGCCCAGTCTGGTCTGACCCAGACGGGATTCACCAGCTTGGATTGAACAGAAAATTCGCCTCGTGGCGTATCGAAGATCCATTGGCCGGCGGTTTCACCGGGCTTGTCGAGAATCGTGCCGCTTCCCGTCGAAGCAATGGCGTCCAACATGATCCGATCGCGGCGTTTGATGAACAAGTGGTTTCTCGCGGTGTCCACGACGATGTACGGACGGCTTGGAGTCAGTTGCGTGAGTTGTCGCGTCAAGGATCTATAGCGGGTTTGCAGGGCAAGCAGCGCGGCCGGATCACTGATGGTCGGGGATGCATCAGAGCGCTCCGGCTCGATCCGTAGGGTGCTGTGCGCTAGGCTGAGCAGGAGGAAAGCGACGAAACCTGAGGCGAGGAGCGATCGGCCTTGCTTCATGGAATGCCACTATATTTCATTCGCATGGCTGCGGAGGTCGGCCAGCACAAGGGCCACGGAGTTTTGCTCGTCGAGCGCGCCGACGATGGTCACCGGGGTGCCCTTGTCGACCCGGTTGAACAGCCATGCCATTTGCGGGTTTTCGAGCATGACGCAGCCCAGTGACGCCGCCATGAGCTCATTTTGTGTGCCATGAATCTCAATTTGACCGCCGATGCCGCGCGAATCGGGAATGTGTC from Nitrospira japonica harbors:
- a CDS encoding L,D-transpeptidase — protein: MKQGRSLLASGFVAFLLLSLAHSTLRIEPERSDASPTISDPAALLALQTRYRSLTRQLTQLTPSRPYIVVDTARNHLFIKRRDRIMLDAIASTGSGTILDKPGETAGQWIFDTPRGEFSVQSKLVNPVWVRPDWAFVEEGLAVPISQADRVEPGVLGAYALGFGKGYFIHGTLYPRLLGKNVTHGCIRLNDDDLKSVYQLARVGTPIMIF